The genomic stretch CTAGGTCCGGCTGTCTTGCACTAACTCTAGAAGTGGAAGGACTTCAGGGAGCAGTGGGTACGCCATACTCTCAGAACCGCAAAAACCATCTCTACTGAATAAGAACATCCTCAAAAAACCAttcataatttctttaaaaatcacaaatctCACACCATCATATACCTCCaaaatatatgctatatattcGATATGACCCTCATTGGAGTTTTTATGTAGTGGTATATCCCAAAGCACTGTATGCTCAAATTTATACATAATGTGTGCTACATTTTCTATTTGCTGTCTTTCGGAAAAAATGCTGGTTTTTACAGGTATACACCTATCAAATATTCATATTGTACACgttacatatatacaattttgTGTTTTACCTCAGTCAGACTGAAAGCTCCGTTAAAAAAGCCATCTTTTAGACATGAAGATGACATTGAGATACTTTCTCTTGACGCCAGTGTTTTCTCTGCTACTGCCACCATATTTTCCCTAGCATGTTTATTTAATGCGTGAATAGAGGTGTTCAATAAATTTGACTCATCAATGTTTTGTTTGCAAGTTATTTCCTAGAGCTGTGATCAagactttttcttaattttaatttttcctaactttatttattgacatatagttcatttacaatgtgcaatctttgctatacagcaaagtgactcagtcatacacatattttaaaaaatatttctttccattatggtttatcacaggatactgaatatagttccctgtactatatgtAGGGCCTTGTTTACCAAAAGTCATTTAAAGTCAACAACCTGGGGCCTGACTTTGCCTGGTCCTTGCTCAGCACAAGTAGAAATGTTTAACATCACCCTTACTAATAGATGAGAACAGTATTGAAGACCTGAGCCAGGAAATCTCCTTTTATCACATGAcacaaagtccacagtctggttTAAAAGCTACAGGTAACAAAATGTAAACTAGATtcctatttaaaatgtaaatctccTCAAAGCTTGATTCTTTATAAAGCCTGTGATACTGATTCGGCTTACAGTTTTCTTGCAGAAGCAAGAAATTTAGCTCCCTGATCAGTTTTCTTTTTAGGCAGGCCTGCTATTCAGTCTTACAGACATTCCccttaccaaaaaaaagaaaaatttctacaACATTGAATTTTGTTTCATTCCACAGTGTATTTTCATTCACTTTATACCAAAGAGTTTCCCATTTCTGAGAACATCTCAGATACCTAGGAGatctcttaagaaaaaaaatcttcgcTATATACACACCAATTTGAATTTTCCTTAGTCTACACAGTAGGTGGTATCAAAAATGCTAATCCTCTTTTGGTGGGTCAGGGTAGCTTTTAAAGACAGAATCAcagtctgcattaaaaaaaaaaagataggatttgcttatttttttagcCACCCCATGCAGCAGCTTGCCACCCCAGGGGCAGCGGAAGctgggagtcctaaccaccaagAATTCCCCTGAAGTTAGTTCTTTAAACACTTCCTTAGCAGAACCTTTTTCCCTAGTCATTTGCAGAATTTCTAGCCTTTCTTCAAACATTAACCTCTAATAGGACAGGACAAGTTTTTACAATCTCTTTAATACTAAGAGCCATTAGTCAAGAGGCTAAGAAACCAAAAATTGCTTGACAGAAAATAAGTATCCCATTTCACCATTCTCATAAGTAATAGAACTGGAAATCATGTCTTTTATTAACTATGTATGACTCAagtctttggttttttttttctctctcaacagTCAACTATTCTTTTCTGCTGGGACAGTCAGACATCAGCATCAGTGAGAAACATATTTACCCCTTTCCAGGGCCAGTCTTGATAAATCAAATTTGGGCTGATGTATGTTACAGTGGCACTAGGCAAACATTCAATTCAATGTCAAAAGCCACAAATAAGAAGTTCAGGAAGTACCCAACTGACTTATGGAGAGGAAGGAGCAATCATTTCTTGAATGCCTGTATTTTGCCTCATCATCCCTATGCTATGAAGAAACTGGATTACAAATTTATGGTTGCCCCATGATAGAAGCTCATGGCCTAAGAAATCTTCCAGGATTAAAAGAAAACCCTCCAAGATATTTCCAGAGGAGCAGTAAAAATGCATAAAGACATTCCTATTCACAATGGTTGGATGAATTAAGATCCATCACTGAACTCTATCAATTTTAGAGGTGGAAGAGTACTTGGGAATGATGAGAAAAACGGAACTAAACAGGTTGACTTTCTCAGAGTTATAAATAGAGGGGTGAATACTCGTTTTCTGGCTTCCAATTCAACATCTTCCTCCTCCCACATAGCTGCTATTATTTTTCAAGCAACTCTTCCATTTTGAGTGAAATTTCATTTCAAGGGACAAAAAATTGCTTAACTGACAACATGGGTATTTCTTACTTAATGCTAACAGTTGCACAAGTCTTTCTCAAGCTTTCTTCCCCTACCCTAGCACCCTGCTATGACTCACAGCACAGCACGACTGCTACAGCAGTCACCTAAATTTCTCTTCCAAGTGGTCTTGTATCCCTGGGGTACTCTTCCCTCtagtttccctctttttttttttttttaaaccactcctTTCTTCCCACAACATACAAAATAACAGCTCtttgaaatcattttaataatCTGGCAGTGATTCAAAGTACgaaaatattcaaatatctcCCCTTGGACGGGGATGCTACCATGACTGCTTCACAACAAGCATGATCGAAGGCAAAGATGAGACCGGATTCAAGGGGCAAGGGTCGGAGCAAGCTTCCAGGCTCACAGACTGAAGAGCCTGGCTGCAAAGTCTCTTGGGTGCTGGCAGGCAGCAGAAGACACATGAAATGTTAAGACATCCTCAGAGGACGGGGCGCGGCTGCTGGGTCATGAGCACCTTGAAGCGTTTCTTGATGGTGATTCGGTGTCGAGAGTATTTGTCGTCTGGGGAGAATCGAGCAGGGTGGGCCGAGCACGTCTGTTGTCCCATAGGATCAAGCTTCTGCTCGAGGAGGAAAGAACATAATCTCAGCACTGGAATGGTGGGAAAACGCAATCCCGGGCCTCAAAAGGGAGATGGAGGCTgggatgagttcagttcagtcgctcagtcgtgtccgactttttgcgaccccatgaaccgcagcacgccaggccttcctgtccatcaccaactgccggagtttacccaaacccatgtccatggagtcggtgatgaaccatctcatcctgtcttccccttctcctcccgccctcaatctttcccagcatcagggtcttttcaaatgagtcagctcttcgcatcaggtggccaacgcactagagtttcagcttcaacatcaggggCCGCGCAAAAACGGCAAACATGAAAAGAGGAGACGCGACGGTAAGATCTAGAAGCCACGCATTTCTGCTTCCATTAATTAATACCACGCGCGGCTTCTGGAGTTTCtagtcccgccccctcccccgcccccgcccaagCAGCTAGGCAACTCACTGTCTTCTCCCGACCGCTCCTTCCAATGACATGCCTCGCTAAGCTGACATCCAGCCCGTTTACCCTTCTCACCTTCAGCGTGTAGACTCGCTCTCCTTGCTCGTTGAGGTAATACTGGAGAAACATGATCACACTAAAGCAGGACGTTCCAATTCTGTCCGCAGCTGCCTCTAACTGAAGGCCTCACGTGTTGGTCAATTTCCTTCCTGTACAGCCGGAAGTCTCGCTCTGAAAGCACGCCGGGAAATGTAGTCCAGTTTATCTAGACTTTTCTCCAGCCGGACAGAAGGAGGCGCACTAGCTCAGAACGTGACCAGTTGCAACCCAGTTGCAATCTTGTAGGAGTTGTACGACACGTGCAGTGTGCCCACTGTGGGCCTGGTACTGCTAGGGAGAGAGGGGAGTAGGGATGGATATAGATTAAACATAACTGAATACTATCCTGTTTTTATCTCAAGATGCACACCCATTTCAGAGGCAATGAGTTTCTAGTACCTGCAGAACTAAAGGCTCCAGGATCCAGAGCCTCCTTTACcttaggaaagaaagaagattTTCTTCCTTCCCCTATTTTACATCCGGTTCTCTCGCCCTGTTTCAAACATTGGCGGTAAAAATGCACGATGGGTATTCCGTATTCTGCACAGCGAAAAGAG from Capra hircus breed San Clemente chromosome 10, ASM170441v1, whole genome shotgun sequence encodes the following:
- the NOP10 gene encoding H/ACA ribonucleoprotein complex subunit 3, giving the protein MFLQYYLNEQGERVYTLKKLDPMGQQTCSAHPARFSPDDKYSRHRITIKKRFKVLMTQQPRPVL